The window GCCTTCCTCTTCAAAAATGGACAGCATGCGCGTGCGCTATCGACTCGAGGTTCTGCGCCGCGCCGCTCTGCGCAGCGCCACCTGCGCTTGCCACTGCGCTTCATGGATATCCTCCGCAGTCGAAGCGCAGCACTATGGGTCCTGTACATGGCGGCAGATCGCACTGAGGTATCGAGGCCTCGCCTGCGCGGCCCCAGCCTTATTGCAGCCCCATGCTGCTGCGACGCTGCAGGATCTTGCTGATCTTGTCGTCCAGCGTTGCGGCATTGAAGGGCTTGACGATGTAGCCATCTGCCCCGGTTTCTGCCGCCAGCACGATGTTCTCCTTCTTTGCCTCGGCGCTGACCATGAGTACCGGCAGTCGCTTGAGTCGCGGTGTCTCGCGGATCTTCTTCAGCAGGCCCAGCCCGTCCATGCCCGGCATGTTCCAGTCAGTGATCACGAAACTGATGGGAAGCGCGCCGGACTCCAGAATCTTCCATGCCGATGTGCCATCGTCGGCATCGGTGACCTTCAGGTACTCCAGCTCCTTGAGCAGCCCGATGATGATGCGCCGCATCGTCGAAAAATCATCAACCACCAGAAAGTGTTGGTCCGTGCTCACTACGGCTCCTTTCAGCCTGACGAACGCTTGTCGAGTCGCGTTCTGATTGGGTTTCCAGCGCCGCGCCGCGGGCGTGGCCCTTGGCGATTCCCCCTTGTTTTTGTCGGCGGTGGAGGTGAAATATCAAATTTGTTTACGAATAAAATACCAAATCTACAAAATATGCTCTCACAATTGCATCAAAGATGCAAAATATGTAAAATATGTAACACCTTCAGGCAGAAGGGCTTAGGGGTAAGCCCGCCATGGGAGGTGCTGGTGCTGGATCTGCGCGCGTAAGCAATTACGCAATTAACTACGTAACTTGTTCGTGACTGCGGATCGTGCCAAAGGGGGGCGGCGTGTGCTGCCGACGTCATAGCAATCACCAATAACGAAAGCATCGGTAGCTGAAGTGGGCGGTTCCTGCGAATGTCGGCGCGAGGGCGATGTCCTTGTTTCCGCATGACCAAGGCGTGCCTCGATCCCGGCTGCCAGTTCACTGAAAGGAATCCTCGTGGCCCTGGTCAAAAAAAACATTCCGAGTCTGTCGGCAGCCTCCTTCCACGATAACGACGCCAATCGCAAAGGCGGCGTTTCGGTGCGCGAGGCGGAGGCGCAGCGCAAGCGTGCACGCACGTTGGCCAAGCAGCAGCAGGCGGCCGAGCGTATCGCTGCCGCCACGGGTGAGTTGTCCTCGGGCATCAATGAGGCTGCCTCAGCGGCAGAACAGCTGCGGCGGGCGGCCAACCAGATTTCGGCAGGGGCGGAGGAAGCTTCCGGGGCGGCGCAAGAATCCACCAGTGCATTCCACCTGGTCACCGAATCGATCGGGATTCAGTTGCAGAGCGCTGAGGTGAGCGAGTCCAAGGTCAATGCCTGTCAGTTGGTCATCACCAGCACCTCCAGCGACGTCGCCAATCTCATCGCCAATGTGACCGTGGCCGGCCAGCGCCAGCAAGGTTCGGTGGCCATGGTGAGCGAACTGGAGGCGCAGGCCTCCAACATCGGCGATATCGTCAAGGCGGTCGCCCGCATTGCCGACCAGACCAATCTGCTGGCGCTCAATGCAGCCATCGAAGCAGCGCGCGCCGGCAAGCACGGCAAGGGCTTTGCGGTGGTGGCCGATGAAGTGCGGACCCTGGCGGAAACCTCCGAACGCAGCGCCAAGCAGATCCAGGACCTGGTCGGCCAGATTCAGCAAGACGTCAAGTCCATTGCCGAGGGCATCAACAATTCCGCCCGGGTCCTGGGCGCCGAAGTGGAAAACGGCAAGGTCATCACGGCGCAGCTGGAACGCATCGGCGTGGACTTCCGCGAAATCGCCCGTGGAGTGGTGGAGATCAGTGCGGGCGCGAAGCAATCCGACACGGCGGCGCAACAGGCGATGAAGGGCTCGCAGGATATTGCGGCGGCTGCATTGCAGCAGGCGGCAGCGGCGGAAGAAACGGCCAAGACCGTCAGCGAGCAGTCGCAAGCCCTGGCTGAGGCTGAACAGGCCGCACAGGCGCTGGCGGAGGTGGCCGAAGAGCTGAAGAACTCCACCGATGTGGCCAAGAGTGCCGAGGTGGTGGCTTCCAGCGCTGAACAGCTGTCGTCGGCGGTGGAAGAGATCAACCGCGCCAGCGCGCAGATCATGGGCGCGCTGGAGGAAATCAGCAAGGGCGCGCAGGTGGCCGCAGCCGCCAGCGAGGAATCGTCCACGGCCATCGGCCAGATCGAAAAGGGCGTGGAAGTCGCGCAGCAGCGGGCCACCGTGAGCGGGGAAAAAGTCAAAGGCATCCAGTCCTTGCTCATTACCAACAAGGAAGCGGTGGGCAGTCTCATCGACGGCATCGCCACCTCGGTGAAGGCCACGCAGGACAGCATCAAGCAGGTCCGCGACCTGGACCAGGTCTCGCGCCGCATCGACAAGATCGTCGAAGCGATCACCACAGTCTCGATCCAGACCAACATGCTGGCCGTCAATGGTTCGGTCGAAGCCGCCCGGGCCGGTGAATTCGGCAAGGGCTTCGTGGTGGTCTCGACCGATATCCGCAACCTGGCGCGCGACTCCGCAGAGAATGCCGATCGCATCAAGGATCTGGTCAAGGCCGTGCAGGACCAGATCGCCCTGGTCAGCGCGGACCTGGAAGACATCGTCAAGGCCGCCCTCAGCGAGGCAGAGAAGGCCAAGACCACGACGGCCAATCTGGCGCAGATCGAGGCAGACGTCGCTGAGGTCGAACGCGGGGCGGCAGCGATCCTGGCCGCCTCGGGGGAAATCTCCACTGCCATCGGGCAGGCCAAGAAAGGTGTGGACCAGATTGCCAGCGCCGCGCAGGAAGCGGAAAAGGCTGCCGGCGAAGCGGCTGGCGCGGCCGAGCAGCAATCCAAGGGCGCGCGCGAACTCGCTGCCGCCATCGAAGAAATCTCCTCGCTGGCCGATGAACTGCAAAGCGTAGCCTAAGGGGCGGCGATGACAACTGATATCGTCACCCTCACCGAAACGTCGGATCCTGACCGACCGTCATCCCAGGAGCGCATTGCCACGCGCCAGTTCGTGACCTTCGTCGCTGGCGATGAAGTGTTTGCCGTGGAGATGGCGCCGGTGCAGGAAATCATCCGCTCTCCCGATGTCGTCCGGGTGCCATTGGCGCCGCCGACCCTGGATGGGCTGGCGAACCTGCGCGGCAAGATCCTTCCCATCGTATCGCTGCGTCGCATCTTCGGCTTTCCCGAGCGCGACAAGGACGACGCCACCCGGGCCGTGGTCATCAACGTAGGCCAGCCACTGGGATTCGTGGTGGACCGGGTGGCCAGCGTGCTCGATGTCGAGGCCGACAAGATCGAGGCGCCGGAGGGATTGCAGAGCACCATCGATACCGAACTGCTGGCTGGCTTGCTCAAGAATGTGGGCGGCTATCCGGTGATCATGGTGCTGGATTTCGAGAAGCTGGTGAGCCGCGAATTTTCCCAGATCGCGGCCTCGGCCAGGAACGATGTGCGCCTGCATGCTGGCCTTGAGGTACACAACGACGGCGCCGAGGCCACCCGCAACGACGAACTCCAGCTGGTCAGTTTCAGGCTGTCCGGCCAGGAGTATGCGATCGATATCGCCGACGTCCAGGAAATCGTGCAGGTCCCCTCGGGCATTGTCCGCCTGCCCCATTCTGCCGAGCATGTCATCGGGGTGATGGCGCTGCGCAGCCGGCTGCTGATGCTGGTGGATCTGCGCCGCATGTTCGGCCTGCCTGCGCAAGAACTCGACGACAAATGCCGCATCGTCGTCCTGGCGCATGGCGCCAGTTCCATCGGACTGGCAGTGGACAGCGTGAGCGAAGTGCTGAGGGTGCCCAAAGGGCTGGTCGATCCGCTGCCCGTGGCGCTGGCCAAGAGCGACGACGCCCCGGAGATTGCCTGCGTATGCCGGCTCGACGAGGGACGGCGCCTGGTCTCGGTCATCACCAGCAAGAACCTCCTCGATCACTCGGCCCTGAAAGATGCATTCAATATCATGAGCGAAGACCATTCCGACCACGCCCAGCCAGGCGAGGAAATCGACACGGCCATCGATGATGATGAGCAGATGGTGATCTTCCGGCTGGACAAGGAAGAGTTCGGCGTCCCCATTCATAGCGTGCAGGAGATCGTGCGGGTGCCGGACGAGCTGGTGCATGTCCCGGGCGCGCCGGCCTTTGTGGAGGGCGTCATCAATCTGCGCGGCAGCGTGCTGCCGGTCATCGATCTGCGCGCGCGGCTGGGGTTGCCGGCCATCGAACGCAGCGATGGCCAGCGCATCATGGTCTTCGTCATTGCCGATGTGCGCACCGGTTTCATCGTGGACCAGGTCGCCGAAGTGCTGCGCATCGCCAAGGACGCCATCGAGCCCGCGCCCAGGTTCTCCACGCAGCAGTCTGCGCTCTTGGCGCGCATGGCCAATATGGAAAAGCAGGGACGCATGGTGCAGCTGCTGGAACCCGCGCAATTGATCAATGCCGACGAAATGACGGGTCTCGCATCGCTTTAGGAATCCACGCTTTACGAATTGCCCCATGATTAAGCTTTTGATCATCGATGATTCCGCGTTGATGCGGCGTCAGCTCATGCAGGTGTTCGAGCAGGCGGGAGGTTTCGATATCTGCCTCGGGCGCAATGGACGGGAGGCTGTCGAACTCAATCGCAGCTTTGCGCCGGATGTGGTCACGCTCGATATCAACATGCCGGAAATGGATGGCCTCTCGGCATTGTCGCTGATGATGCTGGACCGGCCTGTTCCGGTGGTGATGGTGTCGTCGCTGACCGAGCAGGGCGCCCTGGCGACCTTTGAGGCCATGAACCTGGGAGCGGTCGATTACGTCGCCAAGCCCAGCGGCACCATTTCGCTGTCGCTCCATGAGATCGAGCAGGACTTGCTGGCCAAGGTCCGCGTGGCCGCCAAGGCCAGGATCAGGAGCCGTGCGCCTGCGCCTGAGCTGGCGCGCGCCAGGGAGCCTCTGGCTGCGCCCGTCGCAGAGGCGGCCAGACGCGGACGACCGGCCTCGGATGGCCTGGTCCTGATTGGCGTCTCCACCGGCGGGCCGAGCACGCTGGAGGAGATCCTGCCGGCATTGCCGGCCTCGTTTCCCTGGCCGATCCTGGTCGCCCAGCATATGCCAGCGGCCTTCACGCGCTCGTTCGCGGAGCGGATGGACAAGCTGTGCGCGCTCAACGTGCTGGAGGTGGCCGCGCCCACGGTAGTGCAAGGCGGCCATGTCTATATCGCCCGCGGCGGAGCGGACATGCTGGTCGCCAAGCGCGGCAGCCATCTGTCGGTCCTGCCCAAGCCGGAATCGCCTACGCATCTGTGGCATCCCTCGGTCGAGCTGCTGGCGCGGTCTGCCCTGCAGAGCATGGCGGCCAGGCAACTGATCGGCGTCATGCTCACCGGCATGGGCAACGATGGCGCCGCCGCCTTTGCCGAGATATGCGGCGACGGCGGACGCACCATCGCAGAGTCGGAGTCTTCGTGTGTGGTCTTTGGCATGCCGAAGGACCTGATTGACCGGGGCGGGGCCAGCGTGGTCCTGCCGGCATCAAAAATCGCCACCCAGCTGCGTGTCTGGCTGGAACAGTAAAGGAGCCAAACATGGCATTGATCAAGGTGACTCATTCCCGACTCTCTGCGGAGCCTGCCGCCGACCGTGAATGCAACGTCCTGATGCAGGAGCTGTACAGCGAAGAGGCCGCCGTGCGCCGCGCGGCCGCGCGCGATCTGGTCGCTTGTCCGCAGGCCTCCGAGGCATTGCTGGCGCGCCTGAAGATCGAAACGCTGTTGTCGGTGCGCGAGACCATCATCACCACGCTCATACGGCTGGGCGATGCGGCCGCCGCCGCCGGCCTGATCGAATGCCTGCGCAGCGACGACGCCGCCTTGCGCAACGAAGCCATCGAGGCCATGAAGCAGCTCCCCGAGGAAGTCGCGCCGCTGATGGAACAACTGCTGGACGATGTCGACGCCGACGTCAGGATCTTTGCCGTCAATGTGCTCGAGTCCATGCGCCATCCCAGGGTGGAAGAGTGGCTCATCGAGGTGATCCGGTCGGACCCGCACGTCAACGTCTGTTCGGCAGCGCTGGATGTGCTCAGCGAGGTGGGAACGATGCGGGCCCTTGAGGCAATAGAGCGCGTGCAGGCGCGTTTTGCCGATGACCCGTATATCCAGTTCGCCGCCAATCTCACGCTGGCGCGTCTGCGCCAGGAATAAGCCCAACATGAATGAGACTGTCATCAGCGAAGCGGACTTCCTGAAGTTCAGGGAGTACTTCTACCGCAAGACCGGCATCAGCTTCGAGGCGACCAAGCGCTATTTCGTCGACAAGCGCCTGATCGAGCGCATCGAGGCGACCGGCAGCGGCAGTTTTCGCCATTATTTTTCCCTGCTGCGTTTCGAGGCCGACGGCAAGGAACTGCAGTTGCTGACCAATCTGATGACCGTCAATGAAACCTATTTCCTGCGCGAAGAATACCAGTTCCAATGCCTGGTCAATTCCATGCTTCCCGAGATCACCCGCAACAGGCGCAGCACGGCGCCGATACGGATCTGGTGCATTCCCTGCTCGTCGGGAGAGGAAGCCTACACCCTGGCGATGTACCTGATGGAGCGCTGGCCGGGCATCGATCAATGGGATGTGGAAATCATTTCCTCCGATATCGATACCGGGGTGTTGCGCAAGGCCCAGCTCGGGCGCTATTCGGCGCGCTCGGTGCAGCATGTGCCCGCTGACTGGATGAGCAAGTATTTCCTCCGCCAGGGCGATGAATACCAGATCTGCGATGCGCTGCGCGGCGC is drawn from Herbaspirillum seropedicae and contains these coding sequences:
- a CDS encoding response regulator, giving the protein MSTDQHFLVVDDFSTMRRIIIGLLKELEYLKVTDADDGTSAWKILESGALPISFVITDWNMPGMDGLGLLKKIRETPRLKRLPVLMVSAEAKKENIVLAAETGADGYIVKPFNAATLDDKISKILQRRSSMGLQ
- a CDS encoding methyl-accepting chemotaxis protein, coding for MALVKKNIPSLSAASFHDNDANRKGGVSVREAEAQRKRARTLAKQQQAAERIAAATGELSSGINEAASAAEQLRRAANQISAGAEEASGAAQESTSAFHLVTESIGIQLQSAEVSESKVNACQLVITSTSSDVANLIANVTVAGQRQQGSVAMVSELEAQASNIGDIVKAVARIADQTNLLALNAAIEAARAGKHGKGFAVVADEVRTLAETSERSAKQIQDLVGQIQQDVKSIAEGINNSARVLGAEVENGKVITAQLERIGVDFREIARGVVEISAGAKQSDTAAQQAMKGSQDIAAAALQQAAAAEETAKTVSEQSQALAEAEQAAQALAEVAEELKNSTDVAKSAEVVASSAEQLSSAVEEINRASAQIMGALEEISKGAQVAAAASEESSTAIGQIEKGVEVAQQRATVSGEKVKGIQSLLITNKEAVGSLIDGIATSVKATQDSIKQVRDLDQVSRRIDKIVEAITTVSIQTNMLAVNGSVEAARAGEFGKGFVVVSTDIRNLARDSAENADRIKDLVKAVQDQIALVSADLEDIVKAALSEAEKAKTTTANLAQIEADVAEVERGAAAILAASGEISTAIGQAKKGVDQIASAAQEAEKAAGEAAGAAEQQSKGARELAAAIEEISSLADELQSVA
- a CDS encoding chemotaxis protein CheW, producing MTTDIVTLTETSDPDRPSSQERIATRQFVTFVAGDEVFAVEMAPVQEIIRSPDVVRVPLAPPTLDGLANLRGKILPIVSLRRIFGFPERDKDDATRAVVINVGQPLGFVVDRVASVLDVEADKIEAPEGLQSTIDTELLAGLLKNVGGYPVIMVLDFEKLVSREFSQIAASARNDVRLHAGLEVHNDGAEATRNDELQLVSFRLSGQEYAIDIADVQEIVQVPSGIVRLPHSAEHVIGVMALRSRLLMLVDLRRMFGLPAQELDDKCRIVVLAHGASSIGLAVDSVSEVLRVPKGLVDPLPVALAKSDDAPEIACVCRLDEGRRLVSVITSKNLLDHSALKDAFNIMSEDHSDHAQPGEEIDTAIDDDEQMVIFRLDKEEFGVPIHSVQEIVRVPDELVHVPGAPAFVEGVINLRGSVLPVIDLRARLGLPAIERSDGQRIMVFVIADVRTGFIVDQVAEVLRIAKDAIEPAPRFSTQQSALLARMANMEKQGRMVQLLEPAQLINADEMTGLASL
- the cheB gene encoding chemotaxis-specific protein-glutamate methyltransferase CheB encodes the protein MIKLLIIDDSALMRRQLMQVFEQAGGFDICLGRNGREAVELNRSFAPDVVTLDINMPEMDGLSALSLMMLDRPVPVVMVSSLTEQGALATFEAMNLGAVDYVAKPSGTISLSLHEIEQDLLAKVRVAAKARIRSRAPAPELARAREPLAAPVAEAARRGRPASDGLVLIGVSTGGPSTLEEILPALPASFPWPILVAQHMPAAFTRSFAERMDKLCALNVLEVAAPTVVQGGHVYIARGGADMLVAKRGSHLSVLPKPESPTHLWHPSVELLARSALQSMAARQLIGVMLTGMGNDGAAAFAEICGDGGRTIAESESSCVVFGMPKDLIDRGGASVVLPASKIATQLRVWLEQ
- a CDS encoding HEAT repeat domain-containing protein: MALIKVTHSRLSAEPAADRECNVLMQELYSEEAAVRRAAARDLVACPQASEALLARLKIETLLSVRETIITTLIRLGDAAAAAGLIECLRSDDAALRNEAIEAMKQLPEEVAPLMEQLLDDVDADVRIFAVNVLESMRHPRVEEWLIEVIRSDPHVNVCSAALDVLSEVGTMRALEAIERVQARFADDPYIQFAANLTLARLRQE
- a CDS encoding CheR family methyltransferase is translated as MNETVISEADFLKFREYFYRKTGISFEATKRYFVDKRLIERIEATGSGSFRHYFSLLRFEADGKELQLLTNLMTVNETYFLREEYQFQCLVNSMLPEITRNRRSTAPIRIWCIPCSSGEEAYTLAMYLMERWPGIDQWDVEIISSDIDTGVLRKAQLGRYSARSVQHVPADWMSKYFLRQGDEYQICDALRGAVEFTRVNLAKSQDTKAYRNFDVIFCRNLLIYFDDVSRKEAAETFYEALNLNGFICLGHSESMSRISSLYRVRKFPEAIVYQKTAEAQ